Proteins from a genomic interval of Streptomyces sp. NBC_01445:
- a CDS encoding YciI family protein — protein MPRYMTLVRIDESKAPAEGPSEALMQRMGELIEEMTKAGVLLDTGGLHPSSEGTRVHYENGEITVTDGPFTESKEVIGGYAIIQAKDRAEILEWTKRFLKVHEEHWTVTSEIREIAEG, from the coding sequence ATGCCGCGCTACATGACCTTGGTCCGTATCGACGAGAGCAAGGCCCCTGCCGAGGGCCCCAGCGAGGCTCTGATGCAGCGCATGGGCGAGCTGATCGAGGAGATGACCAAGGCCGGCGTGCTGCTCGACACCGGGGGCCTCCACCCGTCGTCCGAGGGCACCCGCGTGCACTACGAGAACGGCGAGATCACCGTCACCGACGGGCCCTTCACCGAGTCCAAGGAAGTCATCGGCGGCTACGCGATCATCCAGGCCAAGGACCGGGCCGAGATCCTGGAGTGGACCAAGCGCTTCCTGAAGGTGCACGAGGAGCACTGGACGGTCACCTCCGAGATCCGGGAGATCGCCGAGGGCTGA
- a CDS encoding class I SAM-dependent methyltransferase has protein sequence MNDLASFSSLLSAEGQALLDDVRDITPGQELAVATRLRRDHPAELVSAAIAQARLRQRAAAKFGEADASRMYFTANGVEQATRTSVATHRAQEFKALGVRSVADLCCGIGGDAIALAHAGISVLAVDHDPLTCEVARANAQALGLDGLIEVREADVTQVDTEPYDAVFVDPARRGGGKGGGRIFDPEAYSPPLSWAVGAALGARHAALKIAPGIPHEAIPDAADAEWISDGGDVKEAVLWFGTEPGRMRATLLPGPRALIGSGLPDPEVRPVGRYLYEPDGAVIRAHLVADVAEEVAGGLIDETIAYVTSDTLHATPYATAYEITDQLPFNVKKLKALLREREVGILTVKKRGSAVEPEELRRKALPKRHGPNALTVFLTRVAGAPTMLLGAPAQAATGEPAATRRGATP, from the coding sequence GTGAACGACCTCGCCTCCTTCAGCTCACTGCTCTCCGCGGAGGGCCAGGCGCTCCTCGACGACGTACGGGACATCACCCCCGGCCAGGAGCTCGCCGTCGCCACCCGGCTGCGCCGCGACCACCCGGCGGAACTCGTCTCGGCGGCCATCGCCCAGGCCCGGCTGCGACAGCGCGCCGCGGCCAAGTTCGGCGAGGCGGACGCGAGCCGCATGTACTTCACGGCGAACGGCGTCGAGCAGGCGACCCGCACGAGCGTCGCCACCCACCGCGCGCAGGAGTTCAAGGCGCTCGGGGTGCGCTCCGTCGCCGATCTGTGCTGCGGCATCGGCGGCGACGCGATCGCCCTGGCCCACGCCGGGATCTCCGTACTCGCCGTCGACCACGACCCCCTGACCTGCGAAGTCGCCCGGGCGAACGCTCAGGCTCTGGGCCTCGACGGGCTGATCGAGGTCCGCGAGGCCGATGTCACCCAGGTCGACACGGAGCCGTACGACGCGGTGTTCGTCGACCCCGCGCGCCGGGGCGGCGGCAAGGGGGGCGGCCGGATCTTCGACCCGGAGGCGTACTCCCCGCCCCTGTCCTGGGCGGTCGGCGCGGCGCTCGGGGCCCGGCACGCGGCCCTGAAGATCGCGCCCGGCATCCCCCACGAGGCGATCCCCGATGCGGCCGACGCCGAGTGGATCTCGGACGGCGGGGACGTGAAGGAGGCCGTGCTCTGGTTCGGCACCGAGCCGGGCCGCATGCGGGCGACGCTGCTCCCCGGGCCGCGCGCACTCATCGGCAGCGGCCTCCCCGACCCCGAAGTGCGGCCCGTGGGACGGTACTTGTACGAGCCCGACGGCGCCGTCATCCGCGCCCACCTGGTCGCCGACGTGGCCGAGGAGGTGGCGGGCGGGCTGATCGACGAGACGATCGCCTACGTCACGTCCGACACGCTGCACGCGACGCCGTACGCCACCGCGTACGAGATCACGGACCAACTCCCTTTCAACGTAAAGAAGTTGAAGGCGCTGCTGCGGGAGCGCGAGGTCGGGATCCTGACGGTGAAGAAGCGGGGGTCGGCGGTGGAGCCGGAGGAGCTGCGCCGCAAGGCGCTGCCGAAGCGGCACGGCCCGAACGCGCTGACGGTCTTCCTGACCCGCGTCGCGGGCGCCCCGACGATGCTGCTGGGGGCGCCCGCGCAGGCGGCCACGGGTGAACCCGCCGCCACCCGGCGCGGAGCGACGCCCTAA
- a CDS encoding LCP family protein, which translates to MKTAGVVAGCVLVLTGGGAAWAYWHLDHNIRGVDIDSALGDDRPPKRAPATPEPSATAPPAGALNILVLGSDSRSGRKNSALGGGHSEGARSDTAMVVHLAAGRSSATVVSIPRDTLVERPACPASSGGTTQATYGAMFNSAYSVGGPVCAVKTVEKLTGVRMDHYLEIDFSGFASVVDALGGVDVTTTADIDDDLSHLQLDAGYHHLDGKQALAFARTRHGVGDGSDLGRIKLQQQLVKALVEKVSESDLLTNPARLYKVADALTGSLTTDTGLDSLGELQALAGSLKGLSADEVKTVMMPVLPAPSDPNRVVANEPEAGKLWASLR; encoded by the coding sequence GTGAAGACGGCCGGTGTCGTGGCCGGTTGCGTGCTCGTCCTCACCGGGGGCGGGGCCGCATGGGCGTACTGGCATCTGGACCACAACATCCGGGGCGTCGACATCGACAGCGCGCTCGGCGACGACCGGCCCCCGAAGCGGGCACCGGCCACGCCGGAGCCCTCGGCGACCGCGCCGCCCGCCGGGGCGCTGAACATCCTCGTCCTCGGCTCCGACTCGCGCAGCGGCCGCAAGAACTCCGCGCTCGGCGGCGGCCACAGCGAGGGCGCCCGCTCGGACACCGCGATGGTCGTCCATCTCGCCGCCGGCCGCTCGTCGGCGACCGTCGTCAGCATCCCCCGCGACACTCTCGTCGAGCGGCCCGCGTGCCCGGCCTCGTCCGGCGGCACCACGCAGGCCACGTACGGTGCCATGTTCAACAGCGCTTACTCCGTGGGCGGTCCCGTCTGTGCCGTGAAGACGGTGGAGAAGCTCACCGGCGTCCGCATGGACCACTATCTGGAGATCGACTTCTCCGGCTTCGCGTCGGTCGTGGACGCGCTCGGCGGCGTGGATGTCACGACGACCGCGGACATCGATGACGATCTGAGCCACCTCCAGCTCGACGCGGGCTACCACCACCTCGACGGCAAGCAGGCCCTCGCCTTCGCCCGCACCCGGCACGGCGTCGGCGACGGCAGCGACCTCGGCCGCATCAAACTCCAGCAGCAGCTGGTCAAGGCGCTGGTGGAGAAGGTCTCGGAGAGCGATCTCCTGACGAACCCGGCCCGCCTCTACAAGGTCGCCGACGCCCTCACCGGAAGCCTCACCACGGACACCGGCCTCGACTCCCTCGGCGAACTCCAGGCCCTGGCGGGCAGCTTGAAGGGGCTGTCGGCCGATGAGGTGAAGACAGTGATGATGCCGGTGCTCCCGGCGCCGTCCGACCCCAACCGTGTCGTCGCAAACGAGCCGGAGGCCGGAAAGCTGTGGGCCTCGCTCCGGTGA
- a CDS encoding RNA polymerase sigma factor, whose translation MTAERTAEAAHAIETVFRLEAPRIIAGVTRIVRDVGIAEELAQDALVAALEQWPGEGVPDNPGAWLMATAKHRAIDLVRRKERYARKLAEVGRDLEAAPPHLDEPADPDDIDDDLLRLVFTACHPVLSAEARVALTLRLLGGLTTAEIARAVLAPEATVAQRIVRAKRTLATKNVAFEVPYGPERAARLGSVLEVIYLIFNEGYAATAGDDYLRPGLCEDALRLARLLAGLMPKEPEVHGLASLLELQASRSAARTGPSGEPVLLRDQDRTRWNQLLIRRGFAALGRADAVSTGGVPGPYALQAAIAASHAHAHTYAETNWQGIATLYGLLAARAPSPVVELNRAVAVSMAEGPAAGLALVDALADEPALRDYHLLPSVRGDLLERLGRYEEARAEFERAASLTRNERERGLLLARAEGCR comes from the coding sequence GTGACAGCAGAACGTACTGCCGAAGCGGCCCACGCCATCGAGACCGTCTTCCGTCTGGAGGCGCCCCGCATCATCGCCGGCGTCACGCGCATCGTCCGGGACGTGGGCATAGCGGAGGAACTCGCGCAGGACGCGCTGGTCGCGGCCCTGGAGCAGTGGCCGGGCGAGGGGGTTCCCGACAACCCGGGCGCGTGGCTCATGGCCACCGCCAAGCACCGGGCGATCGACCTCGTGCGCCGCAAGGAGCGGTACGCGCGCAAGCTGGCGGAGGTCGGCCGTGACCTGGAGGCCGCGCCGCCCCACCTGGACGAGCCCGCGGACCCGGACGACATCGACGACGACCTGCTCCGCCTCGTCTTCACGGCCTGCCACCCGGTCCTGTCCGCCGAGGCCCGGGTCGCGCTCACGCTGCGCCTGCTCGGCGGCCTGACCACGGCCGAGATCGCCCGCGCGGTCCTGGCCCCCGAGGCGACGGTCGCCCAGCGCATCGTGCGTGCGAAACGCACCCTCGCCACGAAGAACGTCGCCTTCGAAGTGCCCTACGGCCCCGAGCGGGCGGCCCGCCTCGGCTCGGTCCTCGAGGTCATCTACCTCATCTTCAACGAGGGGTACGCGGCCACGGCGGGCGACGACTATCTGCGCCCCGGCCTGTGCGAGGACGCGCTGCGGCTCGCCCGGCTCCTGGCCGGTCTGATGCCGAAGGAGCCGGAAGTGCACGGCCTGGCCTCCCTGCTGGAGCTCCAGGCCTCGCGCTCGGCCGCCCGTACGGGCCCTTCGGGCGAGCCCGTCCTGCTCAGGGACCAGGACCGTACGCGCTGGAACCAGCTCCTGATCCGGCGCGGGTTCGCCGCGCTCGGCCGCGCGGACGCGGTGTCCACGGGCGGCGTCCCCGGCCCGTACGCCCTCCAGGCCGCGATCGCCGCCAGCCACGCGCACGCCCACACGTACGCGGAGACGAACTGGCAGGGGATCGCGACTCTGTACGGGCTGCTCGCCGCCAGGGCGCCGTCACCCGTCGTCGAGCTGAACCGGGCGGTGGCGGTGTCCATGGCCGAGGGCCCCGCGGCCGGCCTCGCCCTGGTGGACGCCCTGGCCGATGAACCGGCGCTGCGCGACTACCACTTGCTGCCGAGCGTGCGCGGGGACCTGCTTGAGCGGCTCGGGCGGTACGAGGAGGCACGGGCCGAGTTCGAGCGGGCCGCTTCGCTGACCCGTAACGAGCGGGAGCGGGGGCTGCTGCTGGCTCGGGCGGAGGGGTGTCGTTAG
- a CDS encoding class I SAM-dependent methyltransferase, which produces MPFDHNDHYHRLLLRQLPNEGRKEGRRALDIGCGTGRFARRLAGRGYQVDALDTSAEVIAEAQAMGGGPRYRRADVTATDLPEGHYDVITCLASLHHMPFATVTRLRAALAPGGALLVLGCYAGRTPRDLVAVPANAAARAAVHVADRLRGAPRPLLRAPVRRPDMTLTDIRTEATHLLPGSRVRQLLLWRYLLTYNA; this is translated from the coding sequence ATGCCCTTCGACCACAACGACCACTACCACCGGCTCCTCCTGCGCCAGCTGCCGAACGAAGGCCGCAAGGAGGGCCGCCGCGCCCTCGACATCGGCTGCGGCACCGGCCGCTTCGCGCGGCGCCTGGCGGGCCGTGGCTACCAGGTCGACGCGCTCGACACCTCGGCCGAGGTCATCGCCGAGGCGCAGGCCATGGGCGGCGGGCCGCGCTACCGCCGGGCGGACGTGACGGCGACGGATCTGCCCGAGGGGCACTACGACGTCATCACCTGCCTGGCGAGCCTGCACCACATGCCGTTCGCGACGGTGACGCGGCTGCGCGCCGCCCTCGCTCCCGGCGGCGCGCTGCTCGTCCTCGGCTGCTACGCGGGCAGGACGCCCCGCGACCTCGTGGCCGTCCCCGCGAACGCGGCGGCCCGCGCCGCGGTCCACGTGGCCGACCGGCTGCGCGGCGCCCCGCGGCCACTCCTCCGGGCACCCGTGCGCCGGCCCGACATGACACTCACCGACATCCGCACCGAGGCCACCCACCTCCTCCCCGGCAGCCGGGTACGTCAACTCCTGCTCTGGCGCTACCTGTTGACGTACAACGCCTGA